A portion of the Girardinichthys multiradiatus isolate DD_20200921_A chromosome 23, DD_fGirMul_XY1, whole genome shotgun sequence genome contains these proteins:
- the aga gene encoding N(4)-(beta-N-acetylglucosaminyl)-L-asparaginase, translating to MFASLHFLLLMFYFPLGQTSLPLVINTWPFKSATAAAWRSLQSGGSVLDAVQEGCARCEIEQCDGTVGFGGSPDETGETTLDAMIMNGNTMEVGAVADLRRIKNAIGVARAVMERTEHTMLVGESASVFAENMGFVAEDLTTNQSLNVFSQWLKGNCQPNYRKNVSPDPSKSCGPYGPEAMHSWCNGERHVNIHSHDTIGMIAIDKNGHVAAGTSTNGLSHKVPGRVGDSPIIGAGAYADGSAGAAAATGDGDLMMRFLPSYLAVELMRNGADPSAACKSAISRIKRHYSDFFGAIICANTTGHYGAACNKVPSLTEFHFMVENSESNTPVLKSVACF from the exons ATGTTTGCATCActccattttttacttttaatgttcTATTTTCCGCTGGGACAGACCTCGTTACCGCTTGTCATCAACACGTGGCCGTTTAAAAGTGCGACAGCTGCAG CCTGGCGTTCCCTGCAGTCCGGTGGTTCAGTCTTGGACGCAGTGCAGGAAGGCTGTGCCCGCTGTGAAATAGAGCAGTGTGATGGGACAGTCGGCTTTGGCGGCAGCCCTGATGAGACTGGAGAAACCACGCTGGATGCTATGATCATGAACGG TAATACGATGGAGGTGGGTGCAGTGGCAGACTTGAGAAGAATCAAGAATGCTATTGGAGTTGCCAGAGCTGTGATGGAGCGCACAGAACATACAATGCTAGTGGGAGAGTCCG CTTCTGTGTTTGCTGAAAACATGGGCTTTGTTGCAGAAGACCTGACTACCAACCAATCTTTGAATGTTTTCTCACAGTGGCTGAAGGGCAACTGCCAACCTAATTATCGAAAG AACGTCAGTCCAGATCCTTCAAAGTCGTGTGGACCTTACGGGCCAGAGGCCATGCATTCATGGTGCAATGGAGAACGCCATGTTAATATACACTCCCATGATACCATAG GGATGATTGCCATCGATAAAAATGGTCATGTGGCAGCTGGAACGTCAACCAATGGACTAAGTCACAAGGTTCCTGG CCGTGTTGGGGACTCCCCCATCATTGGAGCAGGAGCCTATGCAGACGGTTCAGCTGGTGCTGCTGCCGCTACTGGTGACGGAGACCTCATGATGCGCTTCCTACCAAG CTACTTGGCTGTGGAGCTGATGAGAAACGGGGCAGATCCCTCAGCAGCCTGCAAGTCGGCCATTTCCAGAATCAAACGCCATTACTCAGACTTCTTTGGAGCCATAATCTGCGCTAACACAACAGGCCATTATG GTGCAGCATGTAACAAGGTCCCCAGCCTGACAGAGTTCCACTTCATGGTGGAAAACTCCGAGTCAAACACACCAGTCCTAAAATCTGTAGCTTGCTTTTAA